One Peribacillus simplex NBRC 15720 = DSM 1321 genomic region harbors:
- a CDS encoding winged helix-turn-helix transcriptional regulator: MNNTTLCPRFEKGMQILSKRWTGLIVNQLLNGPQRFCNIESAFPISGRILSERLKDLEIEGIVKRDVYPETPVRIEYSLTEKGKALAPVMKEIQNWAQEWLEPIQNQ, from the coding sequence ATGAATAATACGACACTTTGTCCACGATTTGAAAAAGGAATGCAAATCTTGAGTAAACGCTGGACTGGATTGATTGTCAATCAATTACTTAATGGCCCTCAACGGTTTTGTAATATTGAATCTGCATTCCCGATAAGCGGCAGGATTCTTTCTGAACGTTTAAAAGACTTGGAAATTGAAGGTATTGTTAAAAGGGACGTATATCCTGAGACACCGGTCAGGATTGAATATTCTTTAACTGAAAAAGGCAAGGCTCTTGCACCGGTAATGAAGGAAATTCAAAATTGGGCACAAGAATGGCTCGAGCCAATACAGAATCAATGA
- a CDS encoding nitric oxide synthase oxygenase, whose product MSDLLQEAVSFIRTSYPELLKTEEDINGRIEQIKKEINETGIYEHTNEELVYGAKLAWRNSNRCIGRFFWESLRVIDKRMIQSEEEIVSALFDHIEYATNNGSIRPVITIFKQKDRNRKVEIWNHQLIRYAGYETEHGVIGDSSSIEFTKQCMALGWEGKFGPFDILPIVVQLDGKTPSFHDIPECLVKEVQITHPELTWFKDLQIKWYAVPIISGMRLEIGGITYSAAPFNGWYMGTEIGARNLADEERYNMLPAIGERMGLDIKRDSSLWKDRALIELNEAVLHSYKKHGVSIVDHHTAAKQFKKFEEKELSCDRKVTGDWTWLIPPVSPATTHVFHKPYNNEIMKPNFLYQIPPYK is encoded by the coding sequence ATGAGTGATTTACTGCAAGAGGCCGTATCCTTTATCAGGACAAGTTACCCGGAATTATTGAAAACTGAAGAGGACATAAATGGCAGGATCGAACAAATTAAAAAGGAAATAAATGAAACAGGCATATATGAACATACAAATGAAGAATTGGTTTATGGTGCTAAATTAGCTTGGCGTAATAGCAATCGATGCATTGGGCGCTTTTTTTGGGAGTCGCTGAGGGTGATTGATAAAAGGATGATTCAAAGCGAAGAAGAAATTGTATCGGCTCTCTTTGATCATATCGAATATGCTACGAATAATGGGAGCATCAGACCTGTGATTACAATTTTCAAACAGAAAGATCGTAATCGAAAAGTGGAGATTTGGAATCATCAGCTTATTCGGTATGCAGGATATGAGACGGAACATGGCGTAATCGGCGATTCAAGTTCAATAGAGTTCACCAAGCAATGTATGGCATTAGGATGGGAAGGGAAATTCGGACCTTTCGATATTTTACCCATTGTAGTCCAATTGGACGGAAAAACCCCTAGTTTTCATGATATACCTGAATGCCTCGTTAAAGAAGTTCAAATCACCCACCCTGAACTGACATGGTTCAAAGATCTTCAAATCAAATGGTATGCAGTTCCAATCATATCTGGTATGAGGCTGGAAATTGGCGGTATTACTTATTCAGCTGCACCATTTAATGGGTGGTACATGGGAACGGAAATCGGTGCCAGGAACCTTGCTGATGAAGAACGCTACAATATGTTACCGGCAATCGGGGAGAGGATGGGCTTGGATATTAAACGTGATTCGAGTTTATGGAAAGATCGAGCCCTTATCGAACTGAATGAAGCAGTCCTTCATTCGTATAAAAAACACGGAGTCAGCATTGTTGATCACCATACAGCAGCTAAACAATTCAAGAAATTCGAAGAAAAAGAACTCTCTTGTGACCGGAAAGTAACGGGGGACTGGACCTGGTTAATTCCACCGGTGTCTCCAGCCACAACACACGTTTTTCATAAGCCATATAACAATGAAATAATGAAACCTAATTTCTTATATCAAATTCCTCCATATAAATAA
- a CDS encoding magnesium transporter CorA family protein, whose translation MIEIYKTDENRHLNNIEDMTRGSWVNIVAPTEAEIDYICTTLNLPINFMKDPLDDEERPRIEKEDDNVLIIVDFPYLTRDEADLPIFETIPIGMIFTKDCFITVSLKETPILANFKNNKIKGFFTNKKTRFALQLLFEISSYYLRYLKQINKMTNEAERELHQSMKNKELYTFLALEKSLVYFTTSLKSNRVVLDKILRFNYLKMYEEDKELLEDVIIENAQAIEMAEVYLSILSGMMDAFASIISNNVNNAMKFLTSVTIILTLPTMVASFYGMNVELPFEHNRFAFIFTLLIAITLAGTTAFIFWKKKYF comes from the coding sequence ATGATTGAAATCTACAAGACGGATGAAAACCGTCACCTAAACAATATCGAGGACATGACAAGAGGTTCCTGGGTGAACATTGTTGCGCCCACAGAAGCTGAAATAGATTATATATGCACGACTTTGAATTTACCGATTAATTTCATGAAAGATCCGCTGGATGATGAGGAAAGGCCTCGAATCGAAAAAGAGGATGATAATGTTTTAATTATTGTCGACTTCCCATATTTGACCAGGGACGAAGCCGACTTACCGATCTTTGAAACGATTCCCATAGGTATGATCTTTACCAAAGACTGTTTCATTACGGTATCTTTGAAAGAAACACCGATATTGGCGAATTTCAAAAACAATAAGATCAAAGGATTTTTCACCAATAAGAAAACAAGGTTTGCCTTACAATTATTATTTGAGATTTCATCCTATTATTTACGTTACCTGAAACAGATTAACAAGATGACTAATGAAGCAGAACGTGAATTGCATCAGTCCATGAAAAATAAAGAATTATACACTTTCCTTGCTTTGGAAAAAAGCCTGGTTTATTTTACAACATCATTGAAATCCAATCGCGTAGTGCTTGATAAGATCCTCCGTTTTAATTATTTGAAAATGTATGAAGAAGATAAAGAATTACTTGAGGATGTAATCATCGAAAATGCTCAGGCAATCGAAATGGCAGAAGTGTATCTATCCATTCTTAGCGGTATGATGGATGCATTCGCTTCGATCATTTCCAATAATGTCAATAATGCCATGAAGTTTCTAACCTCAGTGACCATTATTTTAACGCTGCCGACGATGGTAGCAAGTTTTTACGGAATGAATGTGGAACTGCCATTTGAACATAATCGGTTTGCTTTCATATTTACATTATTAATTGCCATCACATTGGCGGGCACGACGGCATTCATTTTTTGGAAGAAAAAATATTTTTAA
- a CDS encoding YuzL family protein, with protein MNGKNKKDASQTRLGSSQVEGQGTTTKETGSFTQPSSHKKQKRT; from the coding sequence ATGAATGGAAAAAACAAGAAAGATGCTTCACAAACTCGTTTAGGTTCTTCTCAGGTAGAGGGGCAAGGTACCACTACGAAAGAAACCGGGTCCTTTACTCAACCCTCTTCTCATAAAAAGCAAAAGCGTACATGA
- a CDS encoding YkuS family protein produces the protein MSRIGVEESLTNIQEVLREKGFDVVEIKQEADAKNVDCCVVTGLESNIMGISDTSLKASIIEANGLTADEVCREVENKVNAIQ, from the coding sequence ATGTCAAGAATCGGTGTTGAAGAATCATTAACGAATATTCAGGAAGTACTTCGTGAAAAAGGTTTTGATGTTGTGGAGATTAAACAAGAAGCTGACGCAAAAAACGTGGATTGTTGTGTGGTAACAGGTTTGGAAAGTAATATTATGGGTATAAGCGATACTTCATTAAAAGCGTCTATCATTGAGGCAAATGGTTTAACGGCTGATGAAGTGTGCCGCGAGGTTGAAAATAAAGTGAACGCCATTCAATAG
- a CDS encoding OsmC family protein, with amino-acid sequence MTIHHFHLTAEWPGGRNDIGTIHSGNLQTQISIPTDMEGPGIGTNPDEMLLGAASTCYIITFAAMLERAHIEKVSLTMQSEALVDVTNGVFTYKKIIHRPALILVSGTSEKVVEKARKLAEKAETSCMISKAIKGNVAVELIATISIA; translated from the coding sequence ATGACGATACATCACTTTCATTTAACCGCGGAATGGCCCGGCGGCAGAAATGATATCGGCACGATTCATTCAGGGAATCTTCAAACACAGATAAGTATTCCTACTGATATGGAGGGACCAGGGATCGGCACTAATCCCGATGAAATGCTGCTTGGGGCGGCATCGACCTGCTATATCATTACCTTTGCTGCCATGTTAGAGCGAGCCCATATAGAAAAGGTGAGCTTGACCATGCAATCGGAAGCGTTAGTGGATGTTACAAATGGTGTATTCACCTACAAGAAAATCATCCATCGCCCTGCACTCATATTAGTATCGGGTACTTCTGAAAAAGTGGTTGAAAAAGCGAGGAAACTTGCTGAAAAAGCTGAAACTTCATGTATGATTTCTAAAGCGATCAAAGGTAATGTAGCGGTGGAATTGATTGCGACAATTTCCATAGCATAG
- a CDS encoding SDR family oxidoreductase — MFDLTNKTAIITGGGRGLGKQIAMALGEAGANIVIASRNLPVCKEVCEDLQAMGVNAVAFECDITDESAIDHVVQETVAQFGTIDILVNNSGTSWSGPLLDLPKDKWEKVLNVNVTGTFLFSQAVARVMKQQNSGKIINIASVTGLGGTFPELLDTIAYNTSKGAVITMTKDLGVKLARYGIQVNAIAPGFFPTKITKEILGKSNYDILGKTPAGRFGDEDDLKGAAVFLASKASDYMVGHVLIIDGGISALV, encoded by the coding sequence ATGTTCGATTTGACTAATAAAACGGCTATCATTACCGGCGGCGGCAGAGGACTGGGCAAACAGATCGCCATGGCGTTGGGGGAGGCTGGTGCAAATATAGTCATTGCTTCACGAAATCTTCCTGTATGTAAGGAGGTTTGTGAAGACTTGCAAGCGATGGGTGTTAATGCCGTTGCCTTTGAATGTGATATCACGGATGAGAGTGCCATTGACCATGTCGTCCAGGAAACGGTTGCTCAATTCGGCACGATTGATATTCTTGTCAATAATAGCGGTACGTCCTGGTCAGGTCCGCTTTTGGATCTTCCCAAGGATAAGTGGGAAAAAGTATTGAATGTTAATGTTACAGGTACATTCCTGTTTTCACAGGCTGTAGCGAGGGTCATGAAGCAGCAAAATTCCGGAAAAATAATAAATATTGCATCGGTAACTGGTCTTGGCGGGACATTTCCTGAGTTATTGGATACGATCGCTTATAACACCAGTAAGGGTGCCGTCATTACAATGACCAAGGATTTAGGAGTTAAACTTGCTAGATACGGCATCCAAGTCAATGCAATTGCACCTGGATTTTTCCCGACTAAAATCACAAAGGAAATTCTTGGAAAGTCTAACTATGACATATTAGGTAAGACTCCGGCTGGCAGATTTGGCGATGAAGATGATTTAAAGGGTGCCGCCGTATTTTTAGCCTCAAAGGCTTCTGACTATATGGTTGGCCATGTTTTGATCATTGACGGTGGAATATCGGCATTAGTGTAA
- a CDS encoding alpha/beta fold hydrolase, with protein MSKRKVPKNQSESINKWKHFMDIPNQPMPEMGLTPKIAVWKKNKSTLWYYPSAQKKYDVPVFLIYSLINTPLILDLSPGNSLIESFVNEGFDVYLLDFGSPGFEDGEISIEDYIVDYIQKGVQRALRHSGASEITVMGFCLGGTIAAIYAAIADEPIKNLILSVTPVDFSASEFFDQWQEALKEGTADFNDTIDIYQTIPASAVKYGIRLITSPIYISPYLSLLNQADDDEYVQNWRRFNAWANGHVPLSGAAAKQITKDLLIKNSLVNGGFKVRGKKAKLSKIDASVLVIASKYDRLVPQEMIYPVMKHLTCKDKTYSLIKSGHAAKQYSGVLPYYLKEWLPGRSSPIQ; from the coding sequence ATGTCTAAGCGGAAAGTGCCGAAAAATCAATCCGAATCCATAAATAAATGGAAACATTTTATGGATATTCCCAATCAGCCAATGCCTGAAATGGGACTGACGCCGAAAATAGCGGTGTGGAAAAAAAACAAATCAACGCTTTGGTATTATCCATCAGCACAAAAAAAATATGATGTGCCGGTTTTTCTTATATATTCACTAATCAATACTCCTTTGATTCTTGATTTGTCCCCCGGGAATAGTTTAATAGAATCTTTTGTAAATGAAGGTTTTGATGTGTATTTGCTTGATTTTGGAAGTCCGGGCTTTGAAGATGGTGAAATATCGATCGAAGATTATATCGTCGATTATATTCAAAAAGGAGTACAGCGTGCATTACGCCACTCTGGAGCATCAGAAATTACAGTCATGGGGTTTTGCCTCGGCGGTACAATAGCCGCAATATATGCTGCCATTGCAGACGAGCCAATCAAGAATTTGATCCTCTCCGTTACACCGGTAGATTTCAGTGCCTCAGAATTTTTTGATCAATGGCAGGAAGCGTTAAAGGAAGGTACCGCGGATTTTAACGATACGATTGATATTTATCAAACGATCCCAGCCAGTGCAGTTAAATATGGAATCCGGTTAATTACATCTCCTATCTATATATCACCCTATTTATCTTTATTGAATCAAGCGGATGATGATGAGTACGTTCAAAATTGGCGCCGCTTCAATGCTTGGGCCAATGGGCATGTACCATTATCCGGAGCAGCCGCAAAACAAATAACCAAAGACCTTTTGATAAAAAATAGCTTGGTTAATGGAGGATTTAAGGTAAGGGGAAAAAAAGCTAAGCTTTCGAAAATTGATGCTAGTGTCTTGGTAATAGCGAGTAAGTATGATCGATTGGTCCCGCAGGAAATGATTTATCCGGTAATGAAGCATTTAACATGTAAGGATAAGACATATAGCCTAATAAAAAGTGGACATGCTGCTAAACAATATTCCGGTGTACTCCCATATTATTTGAAAGAATGGCTACCAGGACGTTCTTCACCAATTCAATAG
- a CDS encoding nitroreductase family protein, whose translation MVKDFFSAIEDRRSYYSLSKERVVPNKRIKEVIDHAVQYSPSAFNSQSARVIVLTGQSHDQLWDITKKTLRKAVGDKDFEKTEEKMKSFINGYGTVLFFEDQAIIDRLQEQFKTYAENFPIWSNQSSAILQFVVWTSLEIEGFGASLQHYNPLIDDEVRKTWDISRDWKLIAQMPFGKPTAEPGDKDFSPLEERVKYYQ comes from the coding sequence ATGGTTAAAGATTTTTTTAGCGCAATTGAAGATAGACGCTCTTATTATTCCCTTAGCAAGGAACGTGTTGTTCCTAATAAAAGGATTAAAGAAGTTATCGATCATGCCGTTCAATATTCCCCTTCCGCTTTCAACTCCCAAAGTGCAAGAGTGATTGTTTTAACTGGTCAAAGCCACGACCAATTATGGGATATAACGAAAAAAACATTAAGAAAAGCAGTCGGTGACAAAGATTTTGAAAAAACTGAAGAAAAAATGAAGTCATTTATAAATGGTTATGGTACGGTTTTATTCTTTGAGGACCAGGCCATTATAGATAGGCTTCAAGAACAATTCAAAACGTATGCCGAAAACTTTCCGATTTGGTCGAACCAATCGTCTGCCATTTTACAATTTGTCGTATGGACTTCCTTGGAAATTGAAGGGTTTGGGGCAAGTCTTCAGCATTATAATCCTTTAATCGATGACGAAGTGAGAAAGACATGGGATATATCACGTGATTGGAAACTCATCGCACAAATGCCCTTTGGAAAACCCACTGCAGAGCCTGGCGATAAAGACTTCTCACCACTTGAAGAACGTGTGAAATATTATCAATGA
- a CDS encoding ring-cleaving dioxygenase: MELKGLHHVSAITAKAGNNFEFYTKVLGMRLIKKTVNQDDVRVYHLFYGDQIGSPGTELTFFEIPNAARTHEGNNSISEISLRVRDDEALGYWKKRFVEFNVEHDEISSRFERKVLSFKDPEGQRLLLVSDQDNNGVQGGLPWDGSPVPQEFSILGLGPVKLTVPNIEQTESVLTEVLGFRKLGTYPSSIRGQNPIVVYETGEGGTGAELHIEERNDIPRERLGRGGVHHVAFRVDNEEELRKWIEKISESKFVNSGYVDRFYFRSLYFREPNGILFELATDGPGFAVDEAEQHLGENLALPPFLESKRKDIESNLKPLNTKSTN; the protein is encoded by the coding sequence ATGGAATTAAAAGGATTACATCATGTCTCGGCGATAACAGCTAAAGCGGGAAATAACTTTGAATTCTACACAAAAGTCTTAGGGATGCGATTAATCAAAAAAACGGTGAATCAAGATGATGTTCGTGTGTATCACTTATTTTATGGAGATCAAATTGGTTCACCGGGTACGGAATTGACGTTTTTTGAAATTCCCAATGCTGCCCGCACTCATGAGGGAAACAATAGCATTTCAGAAATTTCTTTAAGGGTGAGGGATGATGAAGCGCTAGGATATTGGAAAAAACGGTTTGTGGAATTCAATGTTGAACATGATGAAATATCGAGCCGTTTTGAAAGGAAGGTGCTTTCTTTTAAAGATCCTGAAGGGCAGAGGCTTCTTCTGGTTTCTGATCAGGATAATAACGGCGTTCAAGGAGGATTACCTTGGGATGGAAGCCCGGTACCGCAAGAGTTTTCCATCCTTGGATTAGGACCAGTAAAACTTACTGTACCCAATATTGAACAAACAGAAAGTGTTCTTACCGAGGTGTTGGGATTCAGGAAATTAGGCACATACCCATCCTCAATTAGGGGGCAAAACCCGATTGTCGTTTACGAGACAGGTGAGGGAGGAACAGGAGCGGAACTTCATATTGAAGAAAGGAATGACATACCTCGGGAAAGGTTGGGGAGGGGTGGAGTACACCATGTTGCCTTCCGGGTGGATAATGAAGAAGAATTGAGAAAATGGATAGAGAAAATTAGTGAATCGAAATTCGTGAACTCGGGATATGTGGATCGCTTTTATTTTCGTTCACTCTATTTTAGGGAGCCGAATGGCATATTATTTGAACTAGCTACTGATGGACCTGGTTTTGCAGTGGATGAAGCAGAGCAGCACCTAGGTGAGAACCTTGCCCTGCCACCTTTTTTAGAATCGAAAAGAAAGGATATTGAATCGAATTTAAAACCATTGAATACAAAATCAACAAATTAA
- a CDS encoding ring-cleaving dioxygenase: protein MQKQNAGIHHITAIVGNPQENVDFYAGVLGMRMVKKTVNFDDPGTYHLYFGDESGSPGSIITFFPWPEAYRGTIGSGQVGITTYAVPEGSMGFWEMRLGKFNIDFEKVSRFGEEYLEFQDPHGLKLELVERKEGKNSEWSFGGVPADKAVKGFGGAVLLTSKPIKTMELLEEVMGLQKIGEEGDFIRFKSTSDIGNLIDVKKTVLPSGKIGVGTVHHIAWRASDNEDHKEWREHIASHGYGVTPFKDRQYFDAIYFREDGGILFEVATDPPGFAHDETKETMGRKLMLPPWLEEKREIMEKTLLPAVPRVLEEDK from the coding sequence ATGCAAAAGCAAAATGCTGGAATACATCATATAACCGCAATTGTAGGCAATCCTCAAGAGAATGTGGATTTTTATGCTGGAGTATTGGGAATGCGTATGGTGAAGAAAACCGTTAATTTTGATGATCCAGGCACCTATCATTTATATTTCGGAGATGAATCAGGTTCACCGGGCTCTATCATCACTTTCTTTCCTTGGCCTGAAGCATACCGAGGGACAATTGGCTCTGGACAAGTGGGGATTACAACATATGCCGTTCCGGAAGGGTCAATGGGCTTCTGGGAAATGCGTTTGGGTAAATTTAACATAGACTTTGAAAAGGTTTCACGTTTCGGTGAGGAATATCTGGAATTTCAAGACCCGCATGGTTTGAAACTTGAACTGGTTGAGCGTAAAGAAGGTAAAAATAGCGAGTGGTCATTCGGCGGTGTACCAGCTGATAAGGCGGTCAAGGGATTCGGTGGTGCTGTATTATTGACCTCAAAACCGATCAAAACGATGGAACTATTAGAGGAAGTGATGGGCCTGCAAAAGATTGGGGAAGAGGGCGATTTCATCCGCTTCAAATCCACATCGGATATCGGAAATTTGATAGATGTTAAAAAAACGGTTTTGCCAAGTGGGAAAATCGGAGTGGGAACTGTCCATCACATTGCATGGCGTGCAAGCGATAATGAAGATCATAAAGAATGGAGGGAGCATATCGCAAGCCATGGCTATGGCGTGACACCCTTTAAAGACCGTCAATACTTCGATGCCATTTATTTTCGGGAAGATGGTGGCATACTCTTTGAAGTTGCCACAGATCCACCTGGCTTTGCTCATGATGAAACGAAGGAAACGATGGGTCGTAAATTAATGCTGCCGCCATGGCTGGAAGAAAAAAGGGAGATCATGGAGAAAACGTTACTGCCGGCAGTGCCGAGAGTACTAGAGGAGGATA